A genomic region of Oscillatoria sp. FACHB-1406 contains the following coding sequences:
- a CDS encoding DUF760 domain-containing protein produces MDNALESYIQSLSAEAIAQLSKPNPEALHVMERNIISMLGGLPSEHFEVTISTSRENLGRLLASAMMSGYFLNNAQQRMELEKSFQ; encoded by the coding sequence ATGGATAATGCGTTGGAAAGTTATATTCAGTCTCTTTCTGCCGAGGCGATCGCGCAACTCTCTAAACCCAATCCAGAAGCGTTGCACGTCATGGAACGCAATATTATTAGTATGCTGGGCGGCTTACCCTCAGAACACTTTGAGGTGACGATCTCCACCAGTCGGGAAAACTTAGGTCGATTGCTCGCCTCAGCAATGATGAGCGGCTACTTTCTCAATAACGCTCAACAGCGGATGGAACTCGAAAAGTCCTTTCAGTAA